TCGTGGCCAACATCCGCGGCGGCGGCGAGTACGGACCAGGCTGGCACACACAGGTTCTCAAGTCCGGGCGCCACAAGGTGCATGAGGATTTTGCGGCAGTCGCCCGCGATCTGGTCGACCGCGGCATCACCACACCCGAGTTGTTGGCTGCCCAAGGTGGCAGCAACGGCGGACTCCTCATGGGCATCATGCTCACGAAGTACCCAGAACTGTTCGGCGCCATAGTTTGCCAGGTTCCACTCCTCGACATGCGACGGTTCCATCTCCTCCTCGCCGGCGCATCCTGGATGGCGGAGTACGGCGACCCGGACAACGCCGACGAGTGGTCCTTCATCTCGGAGTACAGCCCCTATCAGAACATCGACGCCGATGCGTCGTACCCGCCGATCCTCATCGCGACGTCCACACGCGACGACCGCGTCCATCCCGCCCACGCTCGCAAGATGGCCGCACGGCTGGAAGAGTTGGGCAAGCCGGTGCTGTACTTCGAGAACATCGAAGGTGGGCACGGCGGCGCTGCGGACAACGCTCAGTTGGCGTACAAGACCGCGCTCACCTACGAGTTCCTGTGGCAGAAATTCAGCTGAGTTGTCAGCGGTCGCGTAGCCACGCGACGACGCGCTTGGTCACCGCATCCGGTTTCCGGATCCAGCCGTTGTGACCGAGCGGTTCGTCGACGTGCACCATCGTGACCTGTGATCCGGTGAGCTTGTCCACCAAGTTCTTTGCGGATCGGCGCGGAGCGAGATCGTAGCCGTCGATGGTGACGGACAGGACCGGCAGGTTCAGTCGAGCGATCCGCTCCTCGTAATCGATGTCGGCGCCGACGGGGTCGATGGTGCCGGTACGCGCAAATCTGGCCCAGTCGGTGATCAACACCTTCGATTGCCGTCCGAACCCACCGACACTCAGGCGATCACCGGGCCAGAATCCGGCGATGTTGGCCGTCACCGACATCGCCGACGAACCCAGATACAGCCCCGGAGCGCGGATTCCCGGGAAGCCCCGGTGGTAGGGCGAGCCGGACGCCACGAGGATCAAACCGCCGAGGCGTCCGCGAATCCTTGCCGCGTACATCGTCCCCAACTGGCCACCCATACTGTGACCGAGCAGGAATGGTGTACTCGCCGGGAATCTTTCGCGCACCACTTCGAACGTGGCCGGGAAATCCACCGACACCAACTCCTGGTATCCGAAGGTCGACGACGCGCTCGGCCGTGGCCGACTGTCACCCTGACCGCGCAATTCCCCGATCACCGCATTGAAACCCTCGGCAACCAACGCTTCGGCAACCGGATCGTAGAAGCCTGCCGGCACGCCCAGACCAGGAAAGATCACGACGACGGGAGCGTCGTCAACCGGTCCCGGAAACAGGCGGATCGGAGTCACGGTTCCATCGGGAAGTTGGATCGGCACGGTCTCCATGCGTCTCACACTATCCACCGCGGAGCCGTCGGTCAGCCGTCTTGCTATTCCAGGCTGCCCACGATCAGCGGGTCAGGCGTTCCGACGATGTCGTGGTCCTTGTTGTCGTAGTCGAACTGGCTCAGCACATGTCGCATCGCGTTGATCCGGGCGCGCTTCTTGTCGTTGCTCTTGATGACGGTCCACGGTGCGGTTGCCGTATCGGTGAACCTGATCATCTCTTCCTTCGCCGCGGTGTACGCATCCCACTTGTCCAGGGACGCAATATCCATCGGGGAGAGTTTCCACTGGCGCACCGGATCGACCTGGCGAATCGCAAACCTCGTCCGCTGCTCGAGCGGCGACACCGAGAACCAGAACTTGATGAGGCTGATGCCGTCGTCGACAAGCATCTGCTCGAAGAGCGGCACCTGACGCAGAAAACGATCGTGCTCCTCGTCCGTGCAAAACCCCATGACGCGCTCGACTCCGGCCCGGTTGTACCAGGAGCGATCGAACATCACGAGCTCACCGGCCGCCGGGAGGTGCTGCACGTAGCGCTGGAAATACCACTGCGTCGACTCGCGCGCCGACGGCTTTTCCAGTGCAACGACGCGTGCGCCACGAGGATTGAGGTGTTCCATGAAGCGCTTGATGGTGCCGCCCTTGCCTGCTGCGTCGCGTCCTTCGAACACAATCGCGTGGCGGGCACCGGTTTCCTTGGACCAATTCTGCAGCTTCAGCAGTTCGATCTGCAGGAGACGCTTGGCGATCTCGTACTCCTCGCGTGACATCCGAGAGTCGTACGGGTATCCCTCGCGCCAGGTATCGACCTCGAAACCCTCTGGTGCCGTGAGCAACACGGGGTCGTCGTCGTCACTGTCGTCGACGGTGAATGCCGTCGTGTCTGTCAGGTCCACCGCGCTCGACAGGTCGGCGAAGGCACTGAGGAAGGGACGGCGCTCTGCTGTTTCGGTCATTCCTGACAGGCTAGCCACCTTCAGCAACCATTTGGTGACGCCACGGTGAACGGGCGCATTCGCTGCCGGGCGAAGATCAGGGATAGATGGGGGTGATTCCCGATGGTCGAAGTGGCCTGGTCAGGCCAGACTTGAACCATGACATTCGAGAGCAACACACCACGCCCCTTCACCCGATCCACCGAAAACAAGATGTTCGCCGGAGTGTGCGGCGGGATTGCAGAATACTTTGACGTCGACGTCAATTTGGTGCGCGTTCTGGCTGTTATCGCCGCCGTGTGCACCGGCGGAACCGCAGCCTTGGTTTATCTTGCAGCCTGGATGCTGATGCCTTTGGGATAGCGCACTCGAGAAAAGAATTGCGGGGCCCACACATTTCGCGCGTGGACCCCACAATCAAGAAATTCTCGACTTACTTGGCAGCTTTGAGTGTTCCGCCACTGAGTTCGGCAAGCGCCGTCAAGCCTTTGACAGCGATCTCGCTGACACTTCCTAGTCCCTGGCCGATAAGAGTTCCGACCGAACCCGCAGCATCCATTACGGAGCCTTCAATCATGTTTGTTCTCCTTCTATCCACCCAGTTACGGGATGGTCAGATAATTCAGACCTGCAAGACTACGGAGCAACAACGGCGGGTGCGAAACTGATTGCGTCAAAAGATCCGGAGATCCCACCGAATGTGTCACTCAACGAGCCGAACAAGTTGGCACCCATGTTATCCAACCCTAACAGTACATTCACCAGGGCTTGAGTTGCGGTTTCGCCATTCTCCATGACATAACCGAGGATGTTTACCAGCGACCCCATTTTTGACTCCTCAACAGAAAACTTGCGGAAATTGCCTATCAGCACGGTAGCGGCAAAACTGAAATTCAGTGGTGAAACGGAAGATTGTTTTTCTATCAGCGATGTCGGAGCGTAAATATGCAGGTCCAGAGCATTTGGGGCCCGTGCGCCGTGCGCCCAGGCCCCAAAAGGAAACTCGAAACTGGCTACTTACCGGCAGCCTTGAGTTCTCCACCGCTCAGCGCAGCAAGAGCGGTGAGGCCCTTGACGGCGATGTCCGCAACGCTGCCCATACCCTGGCCGATAAGGGTGCCGACGGAACCCGCAGCATCCATGACGGATCCTTCAATCATGTTGTACTCCTATATATCTGTTGAGTGAAGTGGATGTGCCAACTGCTCAGATTGCAGGATCAAGCTGGCGGGATAACTTCAGGCAGGAAACTAATCGTGTCGAGAGATCCGGAGATCCCGCCAAATGTGTCACTCAGCGAGCCGAATAGATTAGCACCCATGTTATCCAAGCCCATCAGCATGTTGAGAAGGCTCCCCAACTGAGTGCCCATCCCGTCTGGTCCAAGAAGAATGTCCATCAAAGAACCCATTGTCTGAACTCCCTACGTAGAAGGCTCCCCACCCGACCGCCAAAGAATCGGTTCCGGTGAAGGTTCACCGTTGATGTGTCATCTGCGACTTTAGTGTTAACCCTAGAACCTGTGTCCGAAATGAACGATTAACGTAAATTTTCCAATTTTTGAAACACTTTCCCGGCCAAGGAACCGCACTGCCCACAACAATTCCGGCCTGCCGGGCACCTGACCGGAAAATCATTCGGCAGCTGGGACGTCGTACTCCACGGCTTGCCGCAACTCGTCGAAACTCTCGCGCAGCAGCACGACATAATGCTCCGGATCCGGCATCGCTCCCCGCGCCACGATGACATTGAGCGTCAGGGAACCTCCGGCCGCGGCAATCAGAAAGTGGCGCAGAACATCTCCGTCAACAGGAGCCTGCCCACCCAACACGGCAACAGCGGGCGCACCCTCGAACACGTTCCCGTCGATCGTCACCGGGACGTTGCTGATCGTGGTGTGCTGCATGACCTCGCGGTCCGTGTTCAGCTTGTTGAGGCGCCTGGCCAGCCCGGTCAGCCGCAGCAACGGCGCAGGTGACGTCTCGATGCGTGTGCTGAATTTCCGTACCGCCAAATGTGAGCTACGTTCCTTCGCGACCTGCGCAGAATCCCGGATAAGCGCCAGTTTCTCCACCGGATCCGCAACGTCGGAATGGAGATCGACGGTCAGGAGTGCAAGCTGATTGGCCGACTCCCATTCTGCAATCTGCCGCATCGAGCGCGGAACCATGGCTGCGAGAGGGCGTTCCGGTCGCTCGCCCTTCTCCTCGAGATACTTCTCGAGCGCACCGGCCACCACCGCCAGGAAGATATCGTTCACCGTCGCCCCAGGTACGGCTGCTCGGATCGCCTTGATATCAGCGCCGTCGAGCGTTACGAACTCCAGCGCCAGATCACCTTCCAGCACGTGGTTGAAACGTGTCGGCGGACGGTCTGCGACGTACTTCGCCAACTCTCCGGATTCCTCCGCCTGCGTGATCTCCTCTGCCGCTACCTTTGTCGCCGACAGGCCCTTCCCGAACCGGATCAGTTGCCCTGGGAACCCGAGAACGCTGCGCCCCATCATCTCCACCAGCGGCAGCCCCGACTCCCGCGCAGATGCCTTGGGTTTGGCCGGCCCCGAGAACAATCGGTTGGTGAGATTCCTGATCTCCAGACCGTCGCCCGCGCTGTGGTGCGTCTTGAGCATGATCAAGGTCAAGTCACCGGGGAGATCGTCAATTCCGCTGATTCCGGTCATGACCTCCAATTCCCAGGGAGGCCGCGTCAGATCCATCGGCGCGCTCAGAGACCGGCCCAACAATGCCCGCACCGGCGCCCACCCCGGCCCCGATGCCTTGTGCACCCGAACATGATCATCGACAGTGAAATCAGCGGCCGGTACCCAGTACGGATAGTCCAGATCGAGAGGAACTCGCTGCACTCTGCTCGTGAACAGCGGCCAGTAGCCGAACCGCTCGGAAATCCATCGGACCGCGTCGGCGTGTGTCATGTCGGCCAGCGGATGGCCCGCAGTGTCGAAGAAGTACGCGCACACCATGTGACTGAGGTGCCCCTCGGACTCGT
The nucleotide sequence above comes from Rhodococcus sp. KBS0724. Encoded proteins:
- the ppk2 gene encoding polyphosphate kinase 2; the encoded protein is MTETAERRPFLSAFADLSSAVDLTDTTAFTVDDSDDDDPVLLTAPEGFEVDTWREGYPYDSRMSREEYEIAKRLLQIELLKLQNWSKETGARHAIVFEGRDAAGKGGTIKRFMEHLNPRGARVVALEKPSARESTQWYFQRYVQHLPAAGELVMFDRSWYNRAGVERVMGFCTDEEHDRFLRQVPLFEQMLVDDGISLIKFWFSVSPLEQRTRFAIRQVDPVRQWKLSPMDIASLDKWDAYTAAKEEMIRFTDTATAPWTVIKSNDKKRARINAMRHVLSQFDYDNKDHDIVGTPDPLIVGSLE
- a CDS encoding PspC domain-containing protein, with translation MTFESNTPRPFTRSTENKMFAGVCGGIAEYFDVDVNLVRVLAVIAAVCTGGTAALVYLAAWMLMPLG
- a CDS encoding alpha/beta fold hydrolase, which encodes METVPIQLPDGTVTPIRLFPGPVDDAPVVVIFPGLGVPAGFYDPVAEALVAEGFNAVIGELRGQGDSRPRPSASSTFGYQELVSVDFPATFEVVRERFPASTPFLLGHSMGGQLGTMYAARIRGRLGGLILVASGSPYHRGFPGIRAPGLYLGSSAMSVTANIAGFWPGDRLSVGGFGRQSKVLITDWARFARTGTIDPVGADIDYEERIARLNLPVLSVTIDGYDLAPRRSAKNLVDKLTGSQVTMVHVDEPLGHNGWIRKPDAVTKRVVAWLRDR
- a CDS encoding wax ester/triacylglycerol synthase domain-containing protein: MIFRNSLSAGVSQMGPRDAEFIYNESEGHLSHMVCAYFFDTAGHPLADMTHADAVRWISERFGYWPLFTSRVQRVPLDLDYPYWVPAADFTVDDHVRVHKASGPGWAPVRALLGRSLSAPMDLTRPPWELEVMTGISGIDDLPGDLTLIMLKTHHSAGDGLEIRNLTNRLFSGPAKPKASARESGLPLVEMMGRSVLGFPGQLIRFGKGLSATKVAAEEITQAEESGELAKYVADRPPTRFNHVLEGDLALEFVTLDGADIKAIRAAVPGATVNDIFLAVVAGALEKYLEEKGERPERPLAAMVPRSMRQIAEWESANQLALLTVDLHSDVADPVEKLALIRDSAQVAKERSSHLAVRKFSTRIETSPAPLLRLTGLARRLNKLNTDREVMQHTTISNVPVTIDGNVFEGAPAVAVLGGQAPVDGDVLRHFLIAAAGGSLTLNVIVARGAMPDPEHYVVLLRESFDELRQAVEYDVPAAE